In Streptantibioticus cattleyicolor NRRL 8057 = DSM 46488, a genomic segment contains:
- a CDS encoding DUF3152 domain-containing protein codes for MGRHSARGRTAPEEARPSDGTVPVPAPGTGRRRKPQGHPGHREPPARPHPDETAATDDHLPRPGETGARDEEGAAPARTRRVSRPLILAGAAAAAVTAVLAVVVGGPATGGGATHDEGAAGHGPAGHAAPGAASRSDQRPTPDTSPARLDYDQAMAKAYPLDPKLALDGTFRTVPGHDPAPGHGTVLRYRVDVEDGLPLDGALFAQAVQRTLNDDRSWAHGGTRTFERVSGGHPDFVITLASPGTTAQWCAKSGLDTLDENVSCDSAATDRVMINAYRWAQGAATYGPGRMHMYRQMLINHEVGHRLGHNHEKCPAQGALAPVMMQQTKFLTLDGVTCKPNPWPYPAS; via the coding sequence GTGGGACGCCACAGCGCGAGGGGCCGCACGGCCCCCGAGGAGGCACGCCCGTCGGACGGGACGGTACCCGTCCCGGCACCCGGCACCGGCCGCCGGCGCAAGCCGCAGGGCCACCCCGGGCACCGGGAGCCGCCGGCCCGTCCTCACCCGGACGAGACCGCGGCCACCGACGACCACCTCCCCCGGCCGGGTGAAACCGGTGCGCGGGACGAAGAGGGCGCCGCGCCCGCCCGTACCCGCCGGGTCTCCCGGCCGCTGATCCTCGCCGGAGCAGCCGCCGCGGCGGTCACCGCGGTGCTCGCCGTGGTCGTCGGCGGCCCGGCGACCGGCGGCGGCGCCACCCACGACGAGGGCGCCGCCGGCCACGGCCCGGCCGGCCACGCCGCCCCCGGCGCGGCCTCCCGTTCCGACCAGCGGCCCACCCCGGACACGTCCCCCGCCCGGCTCGACTACGACCAGGCGATGGCCAAGGCGTACCCGCTCGACCCCAAGCTGGCGCTCGACGGCACCTTCCGTACCGTCCCCGGCCACGACCCCGCGCCGGGCCACGGCACCGTGCTGCGCTACCGGGTGGACGTCGAGGACGGACTCCCGCTGGACGGCGCCCTGTTCGCCCAGGCCGTGCAGAGGACGCTCAACGACGACCGCAGTTGGGCGCACGGCGGGACCCGCACCTTCGAACGGGTCTCCGGCGGCCACCCCGACTTCGTGATCACGCTGGCCAGCCCCGGCACCACCGCCCAGTGGTGCGCCAAGTCCGGGCTGGACACCCTGGACGAGAACGTCTCGTGCGACTCGGCCGCCACCGACCGCGTGATGATCAACGCCTACCGGTGGGCGCAGGGCGCGGCCACCTACGGACCGGGCCGGATGCACATGTACCGGCAGATGCTGATCAACCACGAGGTCGGCCACCGGCTCGGCCACAACCACGAGAAGTGCCCGGCGCAGGGCGCCCTGGCCCCGGTGATGATGCAGCAGACCAAGTTCCTCACCCTCGACGGGGTCACCTGCAAGCCCAACCCCTGGCCGTACCCGGCCAGTTGA
- a CDS encoding Ms4533A family Cys-rich leader peptide → MSSHHAPLRAAIELALIGVAGHSVADVDCR, encoded by the coding sequence ATGTCGTCCCACCACGCCCCGCTGCGCGCCGCCATCGAGCTGGCGCTCATCGGCGTGGCCGGACACTCCGTCGCCGACGTCGACTGTCGCTGA